A stretch of the Pan paniscus chromosome 2, NHGRI_mPanPan1-v2.0_pri, whole genome shotgun sequence genome encodes the following:
- the ZBED2 gene encoding zinc finger BED domain-containing protein 2 — protein MMRREDEEEEGTMMKAKGDLDMKEEEEISETGELVGPFVSAMPTPMPHNKGTRFSEAWEYFHLAPARAGHHPNQYATCRLCGRQVSRGPGVNVGTTALWKHLKSMHREELEKSGHGQAGQRQDPRPHGPQLPTGIEGDWGRLLEQVGTMALWASQREKEVLRRERAVEWRERAVEKRERALEEVERAILEMKWKVRAEKEACQREKELPAAVHPFHFV, from the coding sequence ATGATGAGGCGGGAAGAcgaggaagaggagggaacaaTGATGAAGGCAAAAGGGGACTTAGAcatgaaggaggaggaagagattagtgagacaggagaactggTTGGCCCTTTTGTGAGTGCTATGCCCACTCCAATGCCCCACAACAAGGGCACCCGGTTCTCTGAGGCATGGGAGTATTTCCACCTAGCTCCTGCTCGTGCTGGGCACCATCCCAACCAGTATGCCACCTGCCGCCTGTGTGGCAGGCAGGTGAGCCGTGGCCCTGGGGTCAACgtgggcaccactgcactgtggaaGCATCTGAAAAGCATGCACAGAGAGGAGCTGGAGAAGAGTGGCCATGGTCAGGCTGGGCAGCGCCAGGATCCAAGGCCCCACGGGCCCCAGCTCCCCACGGGCATTGAGGGTGACTGGGGTAGGCTCCTGGAGCAGGTGGGCACCATGGCTTTGTGGGCCAGCCAAAGGGAAAAGGAGGTGCTTAGGAGGGAAAGGGCAGTGGAATGGCGGGAGAGGGCTGTGGAAAAAAGGGAGCGAGCCCTGGAGGAGGTGGAAAGGGCCATCCTGGAGATGAAGTGGAAGGTGAGAGCTGAGAAGGAGGCATGCCAGCGGGAGAAAGAGCTGCCTGCAGCAGTGCATCCCTTCCATTTTGTTTAA